One window from the genome of Dermacentor silvarum isolate Dsil-2018 chromosome 5, BIME_Dsil_1.4, whole genome shotgun sequence encodes:
- the LOC119453461 gene encoding BTB/POZ domain-containing protein 6-B-like, with protein sequence MSYYCTFCGSYSNRSLQCRGKSCREVSTQTDESSSEFSLSKSLESGDLADVEFSVECSHFPGQRATFKAHKMILALQSDVFRAMFYGDFAKEDRIVITDLHPEGVRGLLRYFYSGRLDVENVHQAACTRTAASKYLVTKLEQRCITFVHCHTRLDDVCPLLDYVLTMGEEDLRAPAGDLIRKDSAGVLSSSKFRSSTEDTVKYVLQQVTNVSEASVLNAVYAWAYQQCPKQSSGIGNALRAVMLPLLPELRFLALTATQFVEGPNTWGIFTDAEARAILSNIIKAGSVPMPKGFCEIREPRVLKRHCKNERLPVRPSVESAVRVGGIVLGHNLITSRRLCGETSRPFI encoded by the exons ACTACTGCACTTTTTGCGGATCCTACAGTAATCGGAGCCTTCAATGCCGTGGAAAGTCCTGCCGAGAAGtttcaacgcagactgatgaaAGTAGTTCAGAG TTCTCGTTATCGAAGTCTCTCGAGTCCGGCGACCTTGCTGATGTGGAGTTCTCTGTTGAGTGCTCGCATTTCCCAGGCCAGCGTGCAACCTTCAAGGCGCATAAGATGATCCTGGCTTTGCAGAGCGACGTGTTTAGGGCCATGTTTTATGGCGACTTCGCCAAGGAGGACCGCATAGTCATCACTGACCTGCACCCAGAGGGCGTCCGTGGCCTCTTGAG GTACTTCTATAGTGGCCGCCTGGATGTGGAAAACGTGCACCAGGCTGCTTGCACCCGCACCGCTGCTTCCAAGTACCTCGTCACGAAGCTGGAGCAGAGATGCATCACCTTCGTGCACTGCCACACGAGGTTGGACGACGTGTGTCCTCTCCTGGACTACGTTCTGACCATGGGCGAAGAAGACCTACGCGCTCCCGCCGGTGACCTCATCCGCAAGGACAGTGCCGGCGTGCTTTCCTCTTCAAAGTTCAGGTCCTCCACCGAGGACACCGTGAAGTACGTGCTCCAACAAGTCACCAATGTATCGGAGGCATCGGTGCTAAATGCCGTCTACGCCTGGGCATATCAGCAGTGCCCCAAGCAATCCTCGGGTATCGGAAATGCTCTTCGGGCAGTCATGCTGCCACTGTTGCCTGAACTGCGGTTCCTCGCGCTGACCGCGACGCAGTTCGTAGAAGGTCCGAACACGTGGGGAATCTTTACCGACGCAGAAGCACGGGCCATTCTTAGCAATATCATCAAAGCAGGCTCGGTGCCTATGCCAAAGGGATTCTGCGAGATCCGTGAGCCCCGTGTGCTGAAACGCCATTGCAAAAACGAGCGTCTTCCAGTGCGTCCCAGTGTGGAAAGTGCTGTTCGTGTAGGAGGCATCGTATTGGGACATAATTTAATAACATCACGCCGGTTATGCGGGGAAACCAGTCGTCCGTTTATTTGA